From a single Phalacrocorax aristotelis chromosome 1, bGulAri2.1, whole genome shotgun sequence genomic region:
- the CHD4 gene encoding chromodomain-helicase-DNA-binding protein 4 isoform X11: protein MASGIGSPSPCSGGSDDDEMEILLNNAIPQHPEPEEEPEEELLSEADTPKIKKKKKPKKLKEPKVPKLSKRQKKELGDSSGEGNEFVEEEEEVLRSDSEGSDYTPGKKKKKKLGPKKEKKNKTKRKEEEEEEEEDDDSKEPKSSAQLLEDWGMEDIDHVFTEEDYRTLTNYKAFSQFVRPLIAAKNPKIAVSKMMMVLGAKWREFSTNNPFKGSSGASVAAAAAAAVAVVESMVTNVDAVLPQPPVDVPLRKAKTKEGKGPNARRKPKASPRIPDIKKPKTKKVAPLKIKLGGFGSKRKRSSSEDDDLDVESDFDDASINSYSVSDGSTSRSSRSRKKLKAGKKKKKGEEDSTVAVDGYETDHQDYCEVCQQGGEIILCDTCPRAYHMVCLDPDMEKAPEGKWSCPHCEKEGIQWEAKEDNSEGEEILEDVVGDAEEEDDHHMEFCRVCKDGGELLCCDACPSSYHIHCLNPPLPEIPNGEWLCPRCTCPALKGKVQKILIWKWGQPPVGPPPPRPPDADPNAPPPKPLEGRPERQFFVKWQGMSYWHCSWVSELQLELHCQVMFRNYQRKNDMDEPPSGDFGGEEEKSRKRKNKDPKYAEMEERFYRYGIKPEWMMIHRILNHSVDKKGNVHYLIKWRDLPYDQASWESEDVDIQDYDLYKQAYWNHRELMRGEEGRPGKKLKKVKMRKLERPPETPTVDPTVKYDRQPEYLDVTGGTLHPYQLEGLNWLRFSWAQGTDTILADEMGLGKTVQTAVFLYSLYKEGHSKGPFLVSAPLSTIINWEREFEMWAPDMYVVTYVGDKDSRAIIRENEFTFEDNAIRGGKKASRMKKEAAVKFHVLLTSYELITIDMAILGSIDWACLIVDEAHRLKNNQSKFFRVLNGYSLQHKLLLTGTPLQNNLEELFHLLNFLTPERFHNLEGFLEEFADIAKEDQIKKLHDMLGPHMLRRLKADVFKNMPSKTELIVRVELSPMQKKYYKYILTRNFEALNARGGGNQVSLLNVVMDLKKCCNHPYLFPVAAMEAPKMPNGMYDGSALIRASGKLLLLQKMLKNLKEGGHRVLIFSQMTKMLDLLEDFLEHEGYKYERIDGGITGNMRQEAIDRFNAPGAQQFCFLLSTRAGGLGINLATADTVIIYDSDWNPHNDIQAFSRAHRIGQNKKVMIYRFVTRASVEERITQVAKKKMMLTHLVVRPGLGSKTGSMSKQELDDILKFGTEELFKDEATEGGDNKEGEDSSVIHYDDKAIERLLDRNQDETEDTELQGMNEYLSSFKVAQYVVREEEMGEEEEVEREIIKQEESVDPDYWEKLLRHHYEQQQEDLARNLGKGKRIRKQVNYNDGSQEDRDWQDDQSDNQSDYSVASEEGDEDFDERSEARRPSRKGLRNDKDKPLPPLLARVGGNIEVLGFNARQRKAFLNAIMRYGMPPQDAFTTQWLVRDLRGKSEKEFKAYVSLFMRHLCEPGADGAETFADGVPREGLSRQHVLTRIGVMSLIRKKVQEFEHVNGRWSMPELAEIEENKKLSQPSSPSPKTPTPSTPGDTQPNTPAPVPPPEEGVKVEEGASVKEQGESSEPEKELSASATETEVPMECAQPVETLPQEAKSPVNPTEADEKKVEELEVKERPDEPMEVESKGDVEKVEDRAPIENPPEPPIITLDEKDEKKDDDKRDVVMLQNGEMLKESVDERHKKAVKQRFMFNIADGGFTELHSLWQNEERAATVTKKTYEIWHRRHDYWLLAGIINHGYARWQDIQNDPRYAILNEPFKGEMNRGNFLEIKNKFLARRFKLLEQALVIEEQLRRAAYLNMSEDPSHPSMALNTRFAEVECLAESHQHLSKESMAGNKPANAVLHKVLKQLEELLSDMKADVTRLPATIARIPPVAVRLQMSERNILSRLANRSSEPPPPPPPQQVAQQQ, encoded by the exons ATGGCATCGGGCATTGGATCTCCGTCACCGTGCTCAGGGGGCAGTGATGATGATGAGATGGAGATCCTGTTGAACAATGCTatcccccagcacccag agCCTGAAGAAGAGCCAGAAGAAGAGCTTCTGTCAGAGGCTGACACACCCAAAatcaagaagaagaagaagcccAAGAAACTAAAGGAACCCAAAGTGCCCAAGCTCAGCAAGCGTCAGAAGAAGGAG ctggggGACAGCTCTGGTGAGGGGAATGAGTttgtggaggaagaggaagaggttCTGCGCTCTGACAGTGAGGGCAGTGACTACACtcctgggaagaagaaaaagaagaaattagggcccaagaaggaaaagaaaaacaaaaccaagcgtaaggaggaggaggaagaagaggaagaagatgatGACTCAAAG GAGCCGAAGTCATCTGCTCAGCTCCTGGAAGATTGGGGCATGGAGGATATTGACCATGTCTTCACAGAAGAGGATTACCGCACTCTCACCAACTACAAAGCTTTCAGCCAGTTTGTCAG GCCACTTATTGCCGCCAAGAACCCTAAAATAGCAGTGTCGAAGATGATGATGGTACTAGGAGCCAAATGGCGGGAGTTTAGCACAAACAACCCCTTCAAGGGAAGTTCAGGTGCATCTGTGGCAGCTGCTGCGGCTGCAGCTGTTGCAGTAGTGGAGAGTATGGTGACAAATGTGGATGCTGTCCTGCCGCAGCCCCCTGTAGATGTGCCACTCAGGAAAGCCAAGACAAAGGAGGGCAAAG GACCCAATGCCCGGCGGAAGCCAAAGGCTAGTCCTCGTATTCCTGATATCAAGAAACCTAAAACAAAGAAGGTGGCACCTTTGAAAATCAAACTGGGAGGATTTGGTTCCAAGCGTAAAAGATCGTCA AGTGAAGATGATGATCTGGATGTGGAGTCAGACTTCGATGATGCCAGCATCAACAGCTACTCTGTTTCAGATGGATCTACAAGCCGCAGTAGCCGCAGTCGCAAAAAACTTAaagctgggaaaaagaaaaagaaag GTGAGGAGGACTCCACAGTGGCTGTGGATGGCTATGAGACTGATCACCAGGACTACTGTGAGGTGtgccagcagggaggggaaattATACTGTGTGATACCTGCCCTCGTGCCTACCACATGGTTTGCCTGGACCCAGACATGGAGAAAGCCCCAGAGGGCAAATGGAGCTGCCCACACTGT GAAAAAGAGGGCATTCAGTGGGAAGCAAAGGAAGATAACTCTGAAGGTGAGGAAATCCTggaggatgttgtgggggatgctgaggaagaggatgaCCACCATATGGAGTTCTGTAGAGTCTGCAAGGACGGAGGAGAGCTGCTATGCTGTGATGCCTGTCCTTCATCCTATCATATCCACTGTCTGAATCCTCCGTTGCCAGAGATTCCCAACGGAGAGTGGCTGTGTCCTCGCTGCACT tgccCAGCTTTGAAGGGAAAGGTACAGAAGATCTTGATCTGGAAATGGGGTCAGCCCCCAGTTGGCCCACCACCACCACGCCCACCTGATGCAGACCCTAATGCTCCTCCCCCTAAGCCTCTGGAGGGTCGGCCTGAAAGGCAGTTCTTTGTCAAATGGCAGGGCATGTCCTACTGGCACTGCTCTTGGGTGTCAGAGTTGCAG CTGGAGTTGCACTGCCAGGTCATGTTCCGTAACTACCAACGCAAAAATGATATGGATGAGCCACCCTCAGGGGACTtcggaggggaagaggagaaaagccgaaagagaaaaaataaagacccCAAATATGCTGAGATGGAGGAGCGCTTCTATCGATATGGGATCAAACCTGAGTGGATGATGATCCACAGGATCCTTAATCATAG TGTGGATAAGAAGGGGAATGTCCACTACTTGATTAAATGGAGAGACCTACCCTATGACCAGGCATCTTGGGAAAGTGAAGATGTGGATATCCAAGATTATGACCTGTACAAGCAAGCCTATTGGAATCACAG GGAGCTGATGAGAGGTGAGGAGGGCAGGCCTGGTAAGAAGTTAAAGAAAGTAAAGATGCGGAAACTGGAAAGGCCCCCTGAGACACCCACAGTAGAT CCAACAGTGAAATATGACCGGCAACCGGAGTACCTCGATGTAACAGGGGGCACCTTGCATCCCTACCAACTGGAAGGACTGAACTGGCTGCGCTTCTCTTGGGCCCAGGGCACAGATACAATCTTGGCTGATGAAATGGGTCTGGGAAAGACTGTGCAGACAGCTGTGTTCCTATATTCCTTATACAAAGAG GGCCACTCAAAGGGTCCCTTCTTGGTGAGTGCTCCACTGTCCACAATCATCAACTGGGAACGAGAATTTGAGATGTGGGCCCCGGATATGTATGTAGTGACCTATGTCGGGGACAAAGACAGCCGGGCCATCATCCGTGAGAATGAGTTCACTTTTGAGGATAATGCCATACGTGGAGGCAAAAAAGCATCCAGAATGAAG AAGGAGGCTGCTGTGAAGTTCCATGTGCTTCTCACCTCCTATGAACTGATCACAATTGATATGGCCATTCTAGGCTCTATTGACTGGGCCTGCCTCATTGTGGATGAAGCCCACAGACTGAAGAACAATCAGTCGAAG TTCTTCCGTGTGCTGAATGGTTACTCCCTCCAGCACAAGCTGCTGCTTACAGGAACTCCCCTGCAGAACAACCTGGAAGAACTGTTTCACCTGCTGAACTTCCTGACGCCAGAGAGATTCCA tAACTTGGAGGGCTTCCTAGAAGAGTTTGCAGATATTGCCAAGGAAGATCAGATCAAGAAGCTGCATGACATGCTGGGCCCACACATGCTGAGGCGTCTCAAAGCTGATGTTTTCAAGAATATGCCATCTAAGACGGAACTTATTGTCAGAGTGGAGTTGAGCCCCATGCAGAA gaaatattataaatacattttgacGAGAAACTTTGAGGCACTGAATGCACGGGGTGGTGGTAACCAAGTCTCCTTGCTCAATGTTGTTATGGATCTGAAGAAGTGCTGTAACCACCCCTACCTATTTCCTGTGGCTGCTATG GAAGCTCCAAAAATGCCAAATGGCATGTATGATGGTAGTGCTCTTATTCGAGCCTCTGGAAAGCTGTTGCTACTCCAGAAGATGTTAAAGAACCTTAAGGAAGGAGGTCACAGGGTGCTCATATTCTCTCAG ATGACTAAAATGTTGGACCTCCTAGAAGACTTCTTGGAACATGAAGGGTACAAATATGAGCGTATTGATGGAGGAATCACAGGGAACATGCGTCAGGAGGCTATTGATCGCTTCAATG CTCCTGGTGCTCAGcagttctgctttctgctttcaacTCGAGCTGGGGGTCTTGGTATTAACTTGGCCACAGCAGATACTGTGATTATTTATGATTCGGACTGGAACCCCCACAATGATATCCAG GCCTTCAGTCGTGCACACAGAATTGGACAGAACAAGAAAGTGATGATATACCGCTTTGTGACAAGGGCCTCAGTGGAGGAGCGTATCactcaggtggccaagaagaaAATGATGTTAACTCATCTGGTAGTGAGACCAGGGTTGGGCTCCAAGACAGGCTCCATGTCCAAACAGGAACTTGATGACATTCTCAAATTTGGCACTGAAGAGCTCTTCAAGGATGAGGCTACTGAGGGGG GGGATAACAAAGAAGGTGAGGACAGCAGTGTCATCCACTACGATGACAAAGCAATTGAGCGGCTGTTGGATCGGAACCAGGATGAAACAGAAGATACAGAACTTCAGGGCATGAATGAGTATCTCAGCTCCTTCAAGGTGGCCCAGTATGTGGTTCGTGAAGAGGAGATGGGG gaggaagaggaggttgaACGGGAGATTATTAAGCAGGAGGAGTCAGTGGATCCTGATTACTGGGAGAAGCTGCTGCGTCACCATTATGAACAACAGCAAGAGGATCTGGCCAGGAATCTGGGCAAGGGCAAACGTATTCGCAAGCAAGTTAACTACAACGATGGCTCGCAGGAGGATAGAG actgGCAGGATGACCAGTCAGATAATCAGTCAGATTATTCAGTTGCTTCTGAAGAAGGAGACGAGGACTTTGATGAGAGGTCTGAAG CTCGTCGGCCTAGCCGCAAAGGCCTGAGAAATGATAAGGATAAGCCTCTGCCTCCCTTACTTGCCCGTGTGGGAGGGAACATTGAG GTCTTGGGTTTCAATGCCCGCCAGCGGAAAGCCTTCCTTAATGCTATCATGCGCTATGGAATGCCACCTCAGGATGCCTTCACCACTCAGTGGCTTGTTCGGGACCTCCGTGGCAAGTCAGAGAAGGAGTTCAA GGCCTATGTCTCGCTGTTCATGCGCCATTTATGTGAACCTGGAGCTGATGGTGCTGAGACCTTTGCAGATGGGGTCCCACGGGAAGGTCTTTCTCGACAGCATGTCCTTACTCGCATTGGGGTTATGTCACTTATACGCAAAAAG GTGCAGGAATTTGAGCATGTGAATGGCCGTTGGAGTATGCCAGAACTGGCAGAGATAGAGGAGAACAAGAAACTCTCACAGCCAAGCTCACCCTCTCCGAAAACTCCAACTCCTTCGACACCAGGGGATACACAGCCAAATACACCTGCCCCTGTCCCTCCACCTG AAGAAGGAGTAAAAGTAGAAGAAGGAGCCAGTGTGAAGGAGCAAGGAGAGTCATCTGAACCAGAGAAAGAGCTCAGTGCCTCTGCAACTGAAACAGAGGTGCCTATGGAG tgtgcccagccTGTGGAGACACTGCCGCAGGAAGCAAAATCCCCAGTGAACCCCAcagaagcagatgaaaaaaaagtagaggaaCTGGAGGTGAAGGAAAGACCAGATGAGCCAATGGAAGTAGAAAGCAAAG GTGATGTGGAGAAAGTGGAAGACAGAGCACCTATTGAGAATCCCCCTGAACCTCCTATAATCACTCTGGATGAGAAAG ATGAGAAAAAAGATGATGATAAGAGAGATGTGGTGATGCTGCAGAATGGAGAGATGCTGAAAGAGTCAGTAGATGAAAGGCACAAGAAGGCAGTAAAGCAGCGCTTCATGTTCAACATAGCAGATGGTGGCTTCACTG AACTACACTCCCTGTGGCAGAATGAAGAGCGGGCTGCAACTGTCACAAAGAAGACCTATGAGATCTGGCATCGGCGTCATGACTACTGGCTCCTTGCTGGGATTATCAA TCATGGCTATGCCCGTTGGCAGGATATTCAGAATGATCCACGTTACGCCATCCTCAATGAACCCTTCAAGGGTGAGATGAACAGGGGTAACTTCCTGGAAATAAAGAATAAGTTCTTGGCAAGGAGATTTAAG CTCCTGGAGCAAGCACTGGTGATTGAGGAGCAGTTGCGGCGAGCTGCCTATCTGAACATGTCAGAAGACCCATCTCATCCGTCTATGGCTCTGAACACACGTTTCGCAGAGGTGGAATGCCTGGCTGAGAGCCACCAGCACCTATCTAAGGAGTCAATGGCCGGGAATAAACCAGCTAACGCTGTGCTGCACAAAG ttctgaagcagctggaggagcttTTGAGTGACATGAAGGCAGATGTGACTCGCTTGCCCGCCACCATTGCCCGTATCCCACCTGTGGCAGTGCGCCTCCAGATGTCCGAGCGCAACATCCTCAGCCGGCTGGCCAACCGCAGTAGTGAGCCCCCTCCACCGCCACCTCCCCAACAA